Proteins encoded by one window of Companilactobacillus ginsenosidimutans:
- the glyS gene encoding glycine--tRNA ligase subunit beta, protein MTKNYLLEIGLEEMPAHVVTPSINQLAQKTAKFLKDNRISFSEIDKYSTPRRLAIIIKDIAEKQDDIDVKAKGPSKKIAQDDEGNWSKAAQGFARGQGMTPDDIFFEELKGVEYAYIQKHESGKDVSEVLKGMTEVIKSLTFPTRMRWGNYDFEYIRPIHWLVSLLDDEEISLKILDVESGRMTRGHRFLGEDVEIDSVRDYVEKLRSQFVIVDAKERKDLIRDQIQTIADDNDWVVDIDEDLLEEVNNLVEFPTTFHGTFDSKYLEIPEEVLITSMKDNQRYFYARSHDGKLEPDFIGVRNGNSEHIENVIQGNEKVLVARLEDADFFFKEDQKKSISDYVAKLKTVNFHVKIGTMYEKMQRVHQISEHLAGLFGLSESEKTDLLRASDIYKFDLVTNMVDEFPELQGVMGEKYASIMGESDGVAKAIREHYMPISSDGELPATSVGATLAIADKIDSLVTFYAVGLIPSGSNDPYALRRQAYGIIRILDANNWSMNLNDLQKFVVENLNVPAKLDLQANANDLNDFLIDRVKQLLNTTSVRNDIVDAVTSGSNIDPISMINTAKVLQKHVADVDFKSIMEALGRVVNLAAKADFKYSADLKMADSLFENPSEKELDKQVQAIYNSQSKDATNLYDQLASLKEVINSYFEENMIMDKNEDIKKNRLTQLVITNHLIAKLGDLSKIVVK, encoded by the coding sequence TTGATAAATATTCAACTCCTAGAAGACTAGCCATTATCATCAAAGACATTGCCGAAAAGCAAGATGACATCGATGTTAAAGCTAAAGGTCCATCAAAGAAAATTGCTCAAGATGATGAGGGTAATTGGAGTAAAGCCGCTCAAGGATTTGCAAGAGGACAGGGAATGACTCCTGATGACATCTTTTTTGAAGAATTAAAGGGTGTTGAATACGCCTACATTCAAAAACATGAATCAGGAAAAGATGTTTCTGAAGTACTTAAAGGAATGACTGAAGTAATTAAATCTTTAACATTTCCAACACGTATGCGTTGGGGAAACTATGACTTCGAATATATCCGTCCAATTCACTGGCTAGTTTCACTATTGGACGATGAAGAAATTTCACTTAAAATTCTTGATGTCGAATCTGGACGCATGACTCGTGGCCATCGCTTTTTAGGTGAGGACGTTGAGATTGACAGCGTAAGAGATTATGTTGAAAAACTTAGAAGTCAATTTGTTATTGTTGATGCAAAGGAACGTAAGGATTTAATTAGAGATCAAATTCAAACAATTGCTGATGACAATGATTGGGTAGTAGATATAGACGAGGATTTACTTGAAGAAGTAAATAACCTAGTTGAATTTCCAACAACATTCCACGGTACATTTGATAGTAAATATTTGGAAATTCCTGAAGAAGTATTGATTACTTCGATGAAGGATAATCAAAGATATTTCTATGCACGTAGTCATGATGGAAAACTTGAACCAGACTTTATTGGTGTTAGAAATGGTAATTCGGAACACATTGAAAATGTTATCCAAGGTAATGAGAAGGTTCTAGTTGCTAGACTTGAAGATGCCGATTTCTTCTTTAAGGAAGATCAAAAGAAATCAATTTCTGATTATGTTGCTAAACTTAAAACTGTTAATTTCCACGTTAAAATTGGAACAATGTATGAAAAAATGCAACGTGTACATCAAATTTCTGAACATCTAGCGGGATTGTTTGGATTAAGTGAATCTGAGAAAACGGATCTACTCCGTGCAAGCGATATTTACAAATTTGATCTTGTTACTAATATGGTTGACGAATTTCCGGAATTACAAGGTGTGATGGGAGAAAAATATGCCAGCATAATGGGTGAGAGTGATGGTGTTGCAAAAGCTATTCGTGAACACTACATGCCAATTTCTTCTGACGGAGAACTTCCAGCAACTTCTGTTGGTGCAACCTTAGCAATCGCTGATAAAATTGATTCTCTTGTAACATTTTATGCAGTCGGTTTAATTCCAAGTGGCTCAAATGATCCATATGCGTTGAGACGTCAAGCTTACGGAATTATTAGAATTCTTGATGCAAATAACTGGTCAATGAATTTAAATGATTTACAAAAATTCGTTGTTGAAAACTTAAACGTTCCAGCAAAACTTGATTTACAGGCTAATGCTAATGATTTAAATGACTTCTTAATTGATCGTGTCAAGCAATTGTTGAATACAACTTCAGTTAGAAACGATATTGTTGATGCCGTCACTTCAGGATCAAATATCGACCCAATTTCTATGATAAATACAGCTAAAGTATTACAAAAGCATGTCGCCGACGTAGATTTTAAATCTATCATGGAAGCACTTGGACGTGTTGTTAACTTGGCGGCCAAAGCAGATTTCAAGTATAGTGCTGATTTGAAGATGGCCGATTCGTTATTTGAAAATCCATCAGAGAAAGAATTGGACAAACAAGTTCAAGCAATCTATAATTCTCAATCAAAAGATGCAACTAATTTGTATGATCAACTTGCTTCATTGAAAGAAGTAATTAATTCTTATTTCGAAGAAAATATGATTATGGATAAAAATGAGGATATTAAAAAGAATCGTCTAACTCAATTAGTAATTACAAACCATTTAATTGCAAAATTAGGAGATTTGTCTAAAATAGTAGTTAAATAA